The Scomber japonicus isolate fScoJap1 chromosome 8, fScoJap1.pri, whole genome shotgun sequence genome has a segment encoding these proteins:
- the LOC128363453 gene encoding protocadherin beta-16-like: MKRQVLLLISAFCLSSVIGQVSYSIPEEMAKGSLVGNIAQDLGLDVKRLKSGKARIYTGDNSQYIELNRERGVLLIKEKIDREALCRQTTPCALHFQITLENPLELFPITVEITDINDNSPVFQKEERRFEISESAVIGSKFMLEKAIDSDIGPNSLQRYTLKPSDNFMLKLHSQSDGSKKVEMVLQKPLDREKQEHISLVLTAEDGGEPQKTGTMQIHVTVLDVNDNAPVFTKPVYKASLTENSVIGTLVTKVSASDADKGSNGEVTYVIGDSMATASKLFHISSEGDLILDGLVDYEKQRIYHIDIEAIDQGGLSDSSKIVIDIIDVNDNSPTVNMISTSGSVPEDSALKTVIALLSVNDPDSETNGKVHCLINKNIPFEIKFTSNNFYSIVTDGDLDRERASEYNITVTCSDEGVPSLSSSVTLTLQISDVNDNAPVFERSSYEAYIIENNTPGLSVFTVKARDADWNQNARVSYILEDSSVNGVPVSSYVSVSADSGVIHAVRSFDYEQIKDFHFRVKAQDGGSPPLSSNVTVKIMIQDQNDNPPQVLYPVQTGGSLVAEMVPRSADVGYLVTKVVAVDVDSGQNAWLSYKLQKATDRALFEVGLQNGEIRTIRQVTDKDAVKQRLTVIVEDNGQPSRSATVIVNVAVADSFPEVLSEFTDFTHDKEYNDNLTFYLVLALAVVSFLFITCLVVIISVKIYRWRQSRILYHSNLPVIPYYPPRYSDTLGTGTLQHVYNYEVCRTTDSRKSDCKFGRAGSQNVLIMDPSSTGTMQRIQSERSILDEPDSPLEKGPLLARVWQSSIALGTVPPP; this comes from the exons ATGAAACGGCAAGTATTGTTGTTGATCTCCGCCTTCTGCCTCAGCTCTGTGATCGGGCAGGTCAGCTACTCTATTCCGGAGGAAATGGCAAAAGGCTCTTTGGTCGGAAACATCGCACAAGATTTGGGTTTAGATGTCAAACGGCTTAAGTCAGGTAAAGCTCGTATTTATACAGGAGATAATTCCCAGTATATCGAGCTGAATAGAGAAAGAGGAGTCCTCCTTATCAAAGAAAAAATAGACCGCGAAGCGCTCTGCAGACAGACAACGCCTTGTGCTTTGCATTTTCAAATCACGTTAGAGAATCCATTGGAATTATTCCCGATTACTGTAGAAATCACCGATATTAATGATAATTCTCCAGTATTtcaaaaggaggaaaggaggttcGAAATAAGCGAATCTGCAGTCATTGGCTCTAAATTCATGCTAGAGAAAGCAATTGACTCTGATATAGGACCCAATAGTCTTCAGAGATACACTCTAAAGCCGAGTGACAATTTCATGCTTAAACTGCATAGTCAGTCTGATGGGAGCAAAAAAGTAGAAATGGTTTTACAAAAGCCTTTGGACCGAGAGAAACAAGAACACATATCTTTAGTTTTGACAGCCGAGGATGGAGGAGAACCACAAAAGACAGGAACAATGCAGATTCATGTTACTGTGTTGGATGTTAACGACAATGCCCCTGTTTTTACTAAACCCGTGTACAAAGCAAGCCTTACAGAGAACTCTGTAATAGGAACACTCGTTACTAAAGTGAGTGCTTCTGATGCAGACAAAGGCTCAAATGGTGAGGTGACCTACGTGATCGGGGATAGCATGGCTACTGCCTCGAAGTTATTTCACATTAGTAGTGAAGGCGATTTGATACTAGATGGCCTTGTGGATTATGAAAAACAACGAATTTATCACATAGATATAGAGGCGATTGATCAAGGTGGCCTCTCGGATTCAAGTAAGATAGTAATTGATATAATTGACGTGAACGACAATAGCCCAACTGTAAATATGATATCAACATCAGGTTCAGTTCCAGAGGATTCAGCCCTCAAAACAGTAATAGCTTTATTAAGTGTAAATGACCCTGACTCTGAAACTAATGGGAAAGTCCactgtttaataaataaaaatatcccatttgaaattaaatttaCATCCAATAATTTCTATAGTATAGTGACGGACGGTGatttagacagagagagagcctCCGAGTATAATATAACTGTGACCTGCTCTGATGAGGGAGTGCCCTCCCTCTCCAGCAGCGTCACTCTCACCTTACAGATCTCTGATGTAAATGATAATGCACCTGTCTTTGAGAGGAGCTCATATGAGGCCTACATTATAGAAAACAACACACCAGGCCTCTCTGTATTCACAGTGAAAGCCAGAGACGCTGACTGGAACCAGAATGCCCGTGTTTCTTACATACTGGAGGACTCCTCTGTTAACGGAGTGCCAGTCTCCTCATATGTGTCCGTTAGTGCTGATAGTGGAGTCATCCATGCAGTTCGCTCTTTTGACTACGAGCAGATCAAAGATTTCCATTTCCGCGTCAAAGCACAGGATGGAGGCTCTCCTCCACTCAGTAGCAATGTGACTGTGAAAATAATGATCCAGGACCAGAACGACAACCCTCCTCAGGTTCTGTACCCAGTCCAGACTGGTGGTTCTCTGGTGGCTGAAATGGTTCCTCGTTCAGCAGATGTGGGCTATCTGGTGACTAAAGTGGTGGCTGTGGATGTGGACTCTGGACAGAATGCCTGGCTCTCCTATAAACTGCAGAAAGCCACAGACAGGGCGCTGTTTGAAGTGGGCTTACAGAATGGAGAAATAAGAACTATCCGCCAGGTGACTGATAAAGATGCTGTGAAACAAAGACTGACTGTTATAGTGGAGGACAACGGGCAGCCCTCTCGTTCAGCTACAGTCATTGTTAACGTGGCGGTGGCGGACAGCTTCCCTGAAGTGCTGTCAGAGTTCACTGACTTTACACACGACAAGGAGTACAATGACAACTTAACTTTTTACTTAGTGTTGGCTCTGGCTgtagtttccttcctcttcatcacgtGTTTAGTGgttattatatcagtgaaaaTCTACAGATGGAGACAGTCTCGCATCCTGTATCACTCCAATCTCCCTGTGATTCCATATTATCCACCACGTTACTCAGACACTTTGGGGACAGGGACTCTCCAACACGTGTACAATTACGAGGTGTGCAGGACGACTGACTCCAGAAAGAGTGACTGTAAGTTCGGCAGAGCTGGTAGTCAAAACGTGTTGATAATGGACCCCAGTTCTACAGGGACGATGCAGCGGATACAGAGTGAAAGGAGCATCCTGGATGAACCAGACTCTCCTCTAGAG AAAGGGCCGCTATTGGCCAGAGTGTGGCAGTCTTCGATAGCACTGGGAACTGTACCTCCCCCTTAG
- the LOC128363450 gene encoding protocadherin beta-16-like: MRRQVLLFFSVLCLSSALGHVSYSIPEEMAKGSVVGNIAHDLGIDLKRLKSGKARVYTGSSVEYIGLNKERGVLLIQERIDREVLCGETTPCALHFQLILENPMELFRVTVEVTDINDNTPTFTNTEKRFEISESAVIGSKFILEKAIDSDIGMNGLQKYSLTPTDNFVLKLENQADGSKKVEMVLQKPLDREKQEYMSLLLTAIDGGEPQLSGTMQIFVTVLDANDNAPVFAKPLYRARIMENASKGTSVTTVIASDKDIGSNGEMSYLISTSKRLLSELFQINSKTGEIILVGEIDYEKANIYQMDIEVVDKGGLSDSTKVVVDVIDINDNNPYINVVSKSESILEDSHPNTVIAMLSVNDPDSENNGKVECEIDDNIPFKIQTTLNGFYTLVTDVALDRERASQYNITVTCSDEGVPSLSSSVTLTLKISDVNDNAPVFERSSYEAYIVENNTPGLSIFTVKARDADWNQNARVSYILEDSSVNGVPVSSYVSVSADSGVIHAVRSFDYEQIKDFQFRVKAQDGGSPPLSSNVSVKIMIQDQNDNPPQVLYPVQTGGSLVAEMVPRSADVGYLVTKVVAVDVDSGQNAWLSYKLQKATDRALFEVGLQNGEIRTIRQVTDKDAVKQRLTVIVEDNGQPSRSATVIVNVAVADSFPEVLSEFTDFTHDKEYNDNLTFYLVLALAVVSFLFITCLVVIISVKIYRWRQSRILYHSNLPVIPYYPPRYSDTLGTGTLQHVYNYEVCRTTDSRKSDCKFGRAGSQNVLIMDPSSTGTMQRIQSEKSILDEPDSPLEVGHLGNISVVKRLQVQCY, encoded by the coding sequence ATGAGGCGGCaagtactgttgtttttctcggTCCTCTGTCTCAGCTCAGCGCTCGGGCACGTCAGTTATTCCATTCCCGAAGAAATGGCGAAAGGCTCTGTAGTTGGTAACATAGCGCATGATTTAGGAATAGATCTAAAAAGACTGAAATCAGGTAAAGCCCGTGTTTATACGGGTAGCAGTGTAGAATACATCGGGCTGAATAAAGAAAGGGGAGTCCTCCTTATTCAGGAGAGGATAGACAGAGAGGTTTTATGTGGCGAGACGACGCCTTGTGCTTTACATTTCCAGTTAATTCTCGAAAATCCAATGGAGCTGTTTCGTGTAACAGTTGAGGTTACCGATATAAACGATAATACCCCCACATttacaaatacagaaaaacgCTTTGAAATTAGTGAGTCCGCTGTGATAGGATCGAAATTCATATTAGAGAAAGCTATTGATTCCGACATTGGGATGAATGGCTTGCAAAAATACTCACTTACTCCAACTGATAACTTTGTATTAAAACTAGAAAACCAGGCCGACGGCAGTAAAAAGGTAGAAATGGTTCTGCAGAAGCCTCTAGATCGAGAGAAGCAGGAGTATATGTCCCTTTTGTTAACTGCTATAGATGGAGGCGAGCCGCAGTTGTCAGGGACAATGCAGATATTTGTTACAGTATTAGATGCGAATGACAACGCACCTGTATTTGCTAAGCCGCTGTACAGAGCAAGAATAATGGAAAATGCTTCCAAGGGCACCAGTGTAACTACTGTAATTGCATCTGATAAAGACATCGGCTCAAACGGAGAAATGTCCTATTTGATATCTACCAGCAAACGCCTTTTATCTGAACTTTTCCAGATTAATTCGAAAACTGGTGAAATTATCCTAGTTGGTGAAATAGATTATGAAAAGGCGAACATTTATCAAATGGATATTGAAGTTGTAGACAAGGGGGGACTCTCTGATTCTACTAAGGTAGTAGTTGATGTTATTGatataaatgacaataatcCTTACATAAACGTTGTTTCAAAATCTGAATCCATATTAGAGGACTCACATCCAAACACTGTCATAGCTATGTTAAGTGTTAATGATCCAGATTCAGAGAATAATGGAAAGGTGGAGTGTGAGATAGACGATAACATCCCCTTCAAAATACAAACTACATTAAATGGATTTTATACCTTAGTTACAGATGTCGctttagacagagagagagcttctCAATACAATATAACTGTGACCTGCTCTGATGAGGGAGTGCCCTCCCTCTCCAGCAGCGTCACTCTCACCTTAAAAATCTCTGATGTAAATGATAACGCACCTGTCTTTGAGAGGAGCTCATATGAGGCCTACATTGTAGAAAACAACACACCAGGCCTCTCTATATTCACAGTGAAAGCCAGAGACGCTGACTGGAACCAGAATGCCCGTGTTTCTTACATACTGGAGGACTCCTCTGTTAACGGAGTGCCAGTCTCCTCATATGTGTCCGTTAGTGCTGATAGTGGAGTCATTCATGCAGTTCGCTCTTTTGACTACGAGCAGATCAAAGATTTCCAGTTCCGAGTCAAAGCTCAGGATGGAGGCTCCCCTCCACTCAGTAGTAATGTGAGCGTGAAAATAATGATCCAGGACCAGAACGACAACCCCCCTCAGGTTCTGTACCCAGTCCAGACTGGTGGCTCTCTGGTGGCTGAGATGGTTCCTCGTTCAGCAGATGTGGGCTATCTGGTGACTAAAGTGGTGGCTGTGGATGTGGACTCTGGACAGAATGCCTGGCTCTCCTATAAACTGCAGAAAGCCACAGACAGGGCGCTGTTTGAAGTGGGCTTACAGAATGGAGAAATAAGAACTATCCGCCAGGTGACTGATAAAGATGCTGTGAAACAAAGACTGACTGTTATAGTGGAGGACAACGGGCAGCCCTCTCGTTCAGCTACAGTCATTGTTAACGTGGCGGTGGCGGACAGCTTCCCTGAAGTGCTGTCAGAGTTCACTGACTTTACACACGACAAGGAGTACAATGACAACCTGACTTTTTACCTAGTGTTGGCTCTGGCTgtagtttccttcctcttcatcacgtGTTTAGTGgttattatatcagtgaaaaTCTACAGATGGAGACAGTCTCGCATCCTGTATCACTCCAATCTCCCTGTGATTCCATATTATCCACCACGTTACTCAGACACTTTGGGGACAGGGACTCTCCAACACGTGTACAATTACGAGGTGTGCAGGACGACTGACTCCAGAAAGAGTGACTGTAAGTTCGGCAGAGCTGGTAGTCAAAACGTGCTGATAATGGACCCCAGTTCTACAGGGACGATGCAGCGGATACAGAGTGAAAAGAGCATCCTGGATGAACCAGACTCTCCTCTTGAGGTTGGTCATCTGGGAAACATTTCAGTTGTAAAGCGTTTGCAAGTACAATGTTACTGA
- the LOC128363452 gene encoding protocadherin beta-16-like, producing MTVEYPGKTMKRQVLLFILVLFRTSVFGQVSYSIPEEMEKGSLVSNLAQDLGLDLKRLKSGRARIHSGDSAEYIELNKERGVLLIKERIDRETLCGETTPCALHLQMILENPIELFRITVEITDINDNAPSFTSSEKRFEISESAVIGSKFVLEKAVDVDIGANSLQTYSLKPTNNFALKLENQADGSKKVEMVLQKPLDREQHEQISLLLTALDGGQPRMSGTMQITVHVLDVNDNAPVFTKSLYKATITENSPKGTSVITVRASDKDGGSNGEISYAISNSKRRLSDLFQIDRKSGEVVLIGEIDYEKAKIFQIDIEAIDNGGLSDSSKILIDVIDVNDNSPQLKILSKSDSILEDSPENTVISVLSVNDPDSERNGEVKCKINDDIPFKIQNTMNGFYSLVTEIALDRELASQYNITVTCSDEGVPSLSSSVTLTLQISDVNDNAPIFERSSYEAYIVENNTPGLSIFTVRARDADWNQNARVSYILEDSSVNGVPVSSYVSVSADSGVIHAVRSFDYEQIKDFQFRVKVQDGGSPPLSSNVTVKIMIQDQNDNPPQVLYPVQTGGSLVGEMVPRSADVGYLVTKVVAVDVDSGQNAWLSFKLQKATDRALFEVGLQNGEIRTIRQVTDKDAVKQRLTVIVEDNGQPSRSATVIVNVAVADSFPEVLSEFTDFTHDKEYNDNLTFYLVLALAVVSFLFITCLVVIISVKIYRWRQSRILYHSNLPVIPYYPPRYSDTLGTGTLQHVYNYEVCRTTDSRKSDCKFGRAGSQNVLIMDPSSTGTMQRIQSEKSILDEPDSPLEVGYIGLNSVGTFW from the coding sequence ATGACAGTGGAATATCCCGGCAAAACAATGAAACGGCAAGTACTGTTGTTCATCTTGGTTCTGTTTCGAACCTCCGTATTCGGGCAGGTCAGCTACTCTATCCCTGAGGAGATGGAAAAAGGATCTTTAGTCTCTAATCTAGCTCAAGATTTAGGTTTGGATTTGAAAAGGCTTAAATCAGGAAGAGCTCGCATTCATTCGGGAGACAGTGCAGAATATATCGAGCTGAATAAGGAACGGGGAGTCCTCCTTATTAAAGAGAGAATAGACAGAGAGACGCTGTGCGGGGAAACGACGCCctgtgctttacatttacagATGATTCTGGAAAATCCAATTGAACTGTTTCGCATAACAGTCGAAATCACAGATATAAACGACAATGCTCCAAGCTTTACATCCAGCGAGAAACGTTTTGAAATCAGCGAGTCAGCCGTTATTGGATCTAAATTTGTACTAGAGAAAGCCGTCGATGTTGACATTGGTGCAAATAGTCTTCAAACCTATTCGCTCAAACCAACAAACAATTTTGCATTAAAATTAGAAAATCAAGCAGACGGAAGTAAAAAGGTTGAGATGGTTTTACAGAAGCCTTTAGATCGAGAGCAACATGAGCAGATATCACTGTTATTAACTGCTCTAGACGGAGGACAGCCGCGTATGTCAGGTACAATGCAGATAACAGTTCATGTGTTAGATGTAAACGACAACGCACCGGTTTTCACGAAGTCATTATACAAAGCAACCATAACAGAAAATTCTCCGAAGGGAACCAGTGTTATAACGGTTCGTGCCTCTGACAAAGATGGAGGCTCTAATGGAGAAATATCATACGCAATCTCAAATAGCAAGCGTCGATTGTCCGATTTATTTCAGATCGATAGAAAATCTGGAGAGGTTGTCTTAATTGGTGAAATAGATTATGAGAAAGCTAAGATCTTCCAAATAGATATTGAGGCTATAGATAATGGAGGACTCTCCGATTCCAGTAAAATCCTTATTGACGTCATTGATGTAAATGACAACAGTCCTCAACTCAAAATACTTTCTAAATCAGACAGCATTTTAGAAGACTCTCCTGAAAATACTGTCATTTCTGTGCTAAGCGTAAATGACCCTGACTCTGAGAGGAATGGAGAGGTCAAGTGTAAAATTAATGACGATATTCctttcaaaatacaaaacacaatgaATGGATTTTATAGTTTAGTTACAGAGATAGCTTTGGATCGAGAGCTCGCGTCCCAGTATAATATAACTGTGACCTGCTCTGATGAGGGAGTGCCCTCCCTCTCCAGCAGCGTCACTCTCACCTTACAGATCTCTGATGTAAATGATAATGCACCAATCTTTGAGAGAAGCTCATATGAGGCCTACATTGTAGAAAACAACACACCAGGCCTCTCTATATTTACAGTGAGAGCCAGAGACGCTGACTGGAACCAGAATGCCCGTGTTTCTTACATACTGGAGGACTCCTCTGTTAACGGAGTGCCAGTCTCCTCATATGTGTCAGTTAGTGCTGATAGTGGAGTCATCCATGCAGTTCGCTCTTTTGACTACGAGCAGATCAAAGATTTCCAGTTCCGAGTCAAAGTGCAGGATGGAGGCTCTCCTCCACTCAGTAGCAATGTGACTGTGAAAATAATGATCCAGGACCAGAACGACAACCCCCCTCAGGTTCTGTACCCAGTCCAGACTGGTGGCTCTCTGGTGGGTGAAATGGTTCCTCGTTCAGCAGATGTGGGCTATCTGGTGACTAAAGTGGTGGCTGTGGATGTGGACTCTGGACAGAATGCCTGGCTCTCCTTTAAACTGCAGAAAGCCACAGACAGGGCGCTGTTTGAAGTGGGCTTACAGAATGGAGAAATAAGAACTATCCGCCAGGTGACTGATAAAGATGCTGTGAAACAAAGACTGACTGTTATAGTGGAGGACAACGGGCAACCCTCTCGTTCAGCTACAGTCATTGTTAACGTGGCGGTGGCGGACAGCTTCCCTGAAGTGTTGTCAGAGTTCACTGACTTTACACACGACAAGGAGTACAATGACAACCTGACTTTTTACTTAGTGTTGGCTCTGGCTgtagtttccttcctcttcatcacgtGTTTAGTGgttattatatcagtgaaaaTCTACAGATGGAGACAGTCTCGCATCCTGTATCACTCCAATCTCCCTGTGATCCCATATTATCCACCACGTTACTCAGACACTTTGGGGACAGGGACTCTCCAACACGTGTACAATTACGAGGTGTGCAGGACGACGGACTCCAGAAAGAGTGACTGTAAGTTCGGCAGAGCTGGTAGTCAAAACGTGCTGATAATGGACCCCAGTTCTACAGGGACGATGCAGCGGATACAGAGTGAAAAGAGCATCCTGGATGAACCAGACTCTCCTCTAGAGGTTGGTTATATTGGTTTGAATTCAGTTGGAACGTTCTGGTGa
- the LOC128363451 gene encoding protocadherin beta-16-like, with amino-acid sequence MSGRTMRRQVLLCSLALYVSSVLGQVSYSIPEEMPSGSLVGNIAQDLGLDIRRLKSGKARVYTGDSAGYIELNRERGLLLIKDRIDREAICRQTTPCALHFQIILESPMEFYSITVEITDINDNPPTFEKNEVSFKISESAVIGAKFALDRAIDLDVGKNGLQKYELKPTDNFVLKRDSQGDGTEKVEMVLQKPLDREKEELISLVLTAFDGGEPQMSGTIRIFITVLDVNDNAPVFSQSTYTATVLENAPEGTVVTSVSASDADHGTNGRIKYSITNSLDQAHVLFRINETNGEIRLIGKIDYETARNYHINIRASDDGGLTDSCKVIVEVVDINDNKPAINMMSKSNIISEHSKLNTVVAMMNVQDPDSNENGKVHCFISDNTPLTIVSTTNNFYSLVTDSELDRERASEYNISVTCSDEGVPSLSSSVTLTLQISDVNDNAPVFERSSYEAYIVENNTPGLSIFTVKARDADWNQNARVSYILEDSSFNGVPVSSYVSVSADSGVIHAVRSFDYEQIKDFQFRVKAQDGGSPPLISNVTVKIMIQDQNDNPPQVLYPVQTGGSLVAEMVPRSADVGYLVTKVVAVDVDSGQNAWLSYKLQKATDRALFEVGLQNGEIRTIRQVTDKDAVKQRLTVIVEDNGQPSRSATVIVNVAVADSFPEVLSEFTDFTHDKEYNDNLTFYLVLALAVVSFLFITCLVVIISVKIYRWRQSRILYHSNLPVIPYYPPRYSDTLGTGTLQHVYNYEVCRTTDSRKSDCKFGRAGSQNVLIMDPSSTGTMQRIQSEKSILDEPDSPLEKGPLLARVWQSSIALGTVPPP; translated from the exons ATGTCGGGCAGAACAATGAGACGGCAAGTACTGTTGTGTTCCTTGGCTCTTTATGTCAGTTCAGTGCTCGGCCAAGTCAGCTACTCCATTCCCGAGGAAATGCCTAGTGGCTCTTTAGTCGGTAATATTGCTCAGGATTTAGGTTTAGATATAAGACGTCTGAAATCAGGTAAAGCTCGGGTTTATACAGGGGACAGTGCGGGATACATCGAGCTAAATAGAGAACGGGGGTTGCTCCTCATTAAAGACAGAATAGACAGAGAAGCGATTTGCAGGCAGACTACACCTTGTGCTTTACATTTTCAGATCATTTTGGAGAGCCCAATGGAgttttacagtattacagtcgAGATTACAGATATCAATGACAATCCTCCGacctttgaaaaaaatgaagtcagtttTAAAATCAGCGAATCGGCTGTAATTGGAGCAAAATTTGCATTAGATAGAGCAATAGATCTAGACGTAGGCAAAAATGGTCTTCAAAAATACGAGCTTAAACCTACCGATAATTTTGTGCTTAAACGAGACAGTCAGGGTGATGGAACAGAAAAGGTTGAAATGGTTTTACAGAAACCTCtcgacagagagaaggaagagctGATATCTTTGGTTTTAACGGCATTTGATGGAGGAGAACCGCAAATGTCAGGAACAATTCGGATTTTCATTACAGTGTTAGATGTCAATGATAATGCGCCTGTTTTTTCACAGTCCACTTACACAGCCACTGTTCTTGAAAATGCTCCAGAAGGTACTGTTGTTACCAGTGTTAGTGCGTCAGATGCAGATCATGGAACAAATGGTAGAATAAAATATTCCATTACAAACAGTTTAGATCAAGCCCATGTGCTGTTTCGGATTAACGAAACCAACGGTGAAATTAGATTGATTGGAAAAATTGATTATGAAACTGCACGGAATTATCATATCAACATACGTGCAAGTGATGATGGTGGACTTACAGATTCATGTAAAGTCATAGTTGAAGTGGTAGACATAAACGACAACAAGCCAGCGATTAATATGATGTCAAAGTCAAATATCATATCTGAACACTCTAAACTGAATACTGTTGTTGCAATGATGAACGTTCAAGACCCAGATTCAAATGAAAACGGCAAGGTTCACTGTTTTATCAGTGACAACACTCCCTTGACTATAGTTTCAACAACGAATAATTTCTATAGCCTCGTAACAGACAGTGAATTAGACAGAGAGAGGGCATCTGAATATAATATAAGTGTGACCTGCTCTGATGAGGGAGTGCCCTCCCTCTCCAGCAGCGTCACTCTCACCTTACAGATCTCTGATGTAAATGATAACGCACCTGTCTTTGAGAGGAGCTCATATGAGGCCTACATTGTAGAAAACAACACACCAGGCCTCTCTATATTCACAGTGAAAGCCAGAGACGCTGACTGGAACCAGAATGCCCGTGTTTCTTACATACTGGAGGACTCCTCTTTTAACGGAGTACCAGTCTCCTCATATGTGTCCGTTAGTGCTGATAGTGGAGTCATCCATGCAGTTCGCTCTTTTGACTACGAGCAGATCAAAGATTTCCAGTTCCGCGTCAAAGCGCAGGATGGAGGCTCTCCTCCACTCATTAGTAATGTgacagtgaaaataatgatccAGGACCAGAACGACAACCCCCCTCAGGTTCTGTACCCAGTCCAGACTGGTGGTTCTCTGGTGGCTGAAATGGTTCCTCGTTCAGCAGATGTGGGCTATCTGGTGACTAAAGTGGTGGCTGTGGATGTGGACTCTGGACAGAATGCCTGGCTCTCCTATAAACTGCAGAAAGCCACAGACAGGGCGCTGTTTGAAGTGGGCTTACAGAATGGAGAAATAAGAACTATCCGCCAGGTGACTGATAAAGATGCTGTGAAACAAAGACTGACTGTTATAGTGGAGGACAACGGGCAGCCCTCTCGTTCAGCTACAGTCATTGTTAACGTGGCGGTGGCGGACAGCTTCCCTGAAGTGCTGTCAGAGTTCACTGACTTTACACACGACAAGGAGTACAATGACAACCTGACTTTTTACTTAGTGTTGGCTCTGGCTgtagtttccttcctcttcatcacgtGTTTAGTGgttattatatcagtgaaaaTCTACAGATGGAGACAGTCTCGCATCCTGTATCACTCCAATCTCCCCGTGATTCCATATTATCCACCACGTTACTCAGACACTTTGGGGACAGGGACTCTCCAACACGTGTACAATTACGAGGTGTGCAGGACAACTGACTCCAGAAAGAGTGACTGTAAGTTCGGCAGAGCCGGTAGTCAAAACGTGCTGATAATGGACCCCAGTTCTACAGGGACGATGCAGCGGATACAGAGTGAAAAGAGCATCCTGGATGAACCAGACTCTCCTCTAGAG AAAGGGCCGCTATTGGCCAGAGTGTGGCAGTCTTCGATAGCACTGGGAACTGTACCTCCCCCTTAG